One stretch of Zingiber officinale cultivar Zhangliang chromosome 6B, Zo_v1.1, whole genome shotgun sequence DNA includes these proteins:
- the LOC121989485 gene encoding calmodulin-binding protein 60 A-like isoform X3: protein MMSVQGDAGGEAVEERHLVHDAKRQRTSLDSMKVVMAAQYIQQHLPNIEPFLRRVVQEEVENAIWRNVHFSPRAPLNKIQASVNNQYSLLFQNSLPGTLFTSSKIEAEGQEPVEIVLVDSQTRQIITHGPLSSIKVEVLVLDGDFGVDGQEEWTEKEFNDSIVREREGKRPLLSGELMVTLNKGLGRLGDANFTDNSSWTRSRRFRLGARVCQNKFRQRVQEALSGSFLVKDHRGELYKKHHPPSLEDDVWRLEKIGKDGVFHKRLAEYRIVTVQDFLKNFVMDPDKLRQMLGTGMSNKMWDATVEHAKKCIIPHEKLYSYNCSQGLVLVFNAINELLGAIIQDKLYRLDELPPTEKLLIHKLKQDAYASQDRIIEIIRPLASNFQRLLSPDSLTLQAVSFDEHIPCTSLGNHDDQILNTNPLRLPNLKGDSTMHELYQTINTFSGTGPAQAQGSCSFQLDSNPRCYHNMPLINYETGSFAEPVIPEVHMLRPSQFPVLWDQPSDLVHVPDARKCKICASHAPRFGAHIFSSKWVKLKAVSRLMAIARRSSRRAAFMKPAYPVVSSSMYDDTYGELAVLLRGNTA from the exons GTGCAAGAAGAGGTTGAAAATGCTATATGGCGTAATGTGCACTTCAGTCCCAG AGCTCCCCTTAACAAAATCCAGGCATCTGTGAACAACCAGTACAGTCTCCTGTTTCAGAACAGCTTACCTGGAACTCTATTCACTAGCAGCAAAATAGAAGCTGAGGGTCAAGAGCCTGTTGAGATTGTTTTGGTTGACTCTCAAACAAGACAGATTATCACACATGGCCCTCTGTCTTCTATCAAAGTTGAAGTTCTTGTACTTGATGGTGATTTTGGTGTTGATGGACAAGAAGAATGGACAGAAAAGGAGTTCAATGATAGCATAGTACGTGAAAGAGAGGGTAAAAGGCCTTTGCTATCTGGCGAGCTGATGGTTACACTCAACAAAGGGCTTGGCCGACTTGGAGATGCTAACTTTACGGATAACTCCAGTTGGACTAGAAGTCGAAGGTTCAGGCTTGGTGCAAGGGTTTGTCAAAACAAATTCAGACAGAGAGTTCAGGAAGCATTAAGTGGATCTTTTTTGGTGAAGGATCATCGTGGAGAAT TGTACAAGAAACATCATCCTCCATCATTGGAAGATGATGTATGGCGATTAGAAAAGATAGGCAAAGATGGTGTTTTTCATAAAAGACTTGCAGAATACAGAATAGTGACTGTTCAAGACTTCCTGAAGAATTTTGTAATGGATCCAGATAAGCTGCGCCAG ATGCTTGGCACTGGGATGTCAAATAAGATGTGGGACGCAACAGTTGAGCACGCAAAGAAATGCATTATACCTCACGAGAAGCTATACTCGTATAACTGCAGCCAAGGCCTTGTACTCGTGTTTAACGCCATAAACGAGCTACTTGGAGCAATAATTCAAGATAAACTTTACCGTCTAGATGAGCTTCCTCCAACAGAAAAG TTATTGATCCACAAACTTAAACAGGATGCTTATGCATCGCAAGATCGCATCATAGAGATCATTCGACCACTGGCCAGCAACTTTCAAAGGCTGCTTTCACCTGATTCTTTGACTCTCCAAGCTGTAAGCTTTGACGAGCACATCCCTTGCACTTCCCTTGGAAATCATG ATGATCAGATACTGAACACGAATCCTTTGCGGCTACCCAATCTGAAAGGAGATAGCACGATGCATGAGCTTTATCAAACCATAAACACATTCTCTGGGACTGGGCCTGCTCAGGCGCAAGGATCCTGTTCCTTCCAGTTAGACAGTAACCCGAGGTGCTACCACAATATGCCATTGATCAATTATGAAACTGGAAGCTTTGCAGAGCCCGTAATACCAGAAGTCCACATGTTACGCCCATCTCAGTTCCCTGTGCTTTGGGACCAACCTAGTGACTTGGTTCATGTACCAGACGCTAGGAAATGCAAGATCTGTGCCTCACATGCCCCTCGCTTTGGTGCTCACATTTTTTCCAGTAAGTGGGTTAAATTGAAAGCAGTATCAAGGCTGATGGCCATTGCAAGACGCTCTTCCAGAAGAGCAGCGTTCATGAAGCCTGCTTATCCAGTGGTATCGTCGAGTATGTACGACGATACATATGGAGAACTGGCAGTGCTATTGAGAGGCAACACTGCATGA